The segment GACCCCCAGTTCGTGCGAGGAGTCATGGAGGACTTCCTCCATGGTGATGATCAGTTTTTCGCCCGCCTTGTTGATGACCGTCCAGACGCTGCCGTCGCCCTCTTTGAGCGTGCACGGAGGGGACATCCAGTTGAGCGGTTTGTACGCCCGGTCGTCCGCGTGGACGGAGACGCTGCCGTCCGCCTTCACCAGGATCAGACGGGGAGCGGACGGGAGGTGGGCGGTGAGCCGGCCCGCGTAGTCCACGGAGCAACGGGCGATGACGAGGCGCATGGTCGGCAACGCTACTCGACGCACACCGCCACGCGCGATTCCCCCTGCGCTCACCCGTCCGCACCCCCTACTGAGCTCGGCTGAGCCCCTTCGGGTCGCCCCACTTGTCCCTGTTCACTTCTGGCTGGTTGTCGGCCCAATCTTCTGGTGCCACCGGGACGCCGCACTTACCGTGGATGCAGGAGGTTGCCGGACGCGTACTCTGCGTCGTCATGTGTCATCCGCATGCCGCTGCCATCGGGGGACCGGCCGGCGCCTTCTTCCCTGCCCGTAAGACCCCGGGATCCGGGGTCGCGAGAGGAGAACCCATGTCGCTCGACGTCTCACCGGCGCTGTTGGAACAGGCCGAGCGAGGCGAGGTCGACGAAGCCGCCTTCGTCGACTGCGTCCGGACCTCCCTGCCCTACGCATGGGAGATGATCAGCTCTCTGGTGGCCAAGCTGCAGGTCGACGGCGGGGATTTCGCCGACAACCAGACGCCGCCGCCCGACGAGCAGGCACGTGGTCAACTGCTGCGCGCGCTCGCGAGTGATGCGATACGCGGTGCGCTCCAGCGGCACTTCGGAGTACGTCTCGCTTTCCAGAACTGCCACCGCGTCGCGGTGTTCCCGCTGGACCCGTCGGTGGACGAGCGGCTCGGCCGTTTCACTTCCTCGCGGGCGCAGCTGCTCAACCAGTCGCCGGAGTTCCGCGACTGCTGAGACCTTGAGCGGGCGGCAGCGGAACGGCCTCGCATCGCGGGAGGTGCGGGCCGTCCGGCCAGGTGGAGGTCCCGCCACGCCGCCAGGCGCGGGCGGGTAGACGAGAGGGCTGCTCCCGTGAGCCCCCCGCCCGGGGCGGATCCCGGAGCGGGGGGAACTCGGCCGGCGGGCCGGGGCGCGGGGATGCCGGGTTGCCCGGCGGGACGGGCGCGGGCCGGGCGGCGTACCGCGCCCCGGCCCGTGCTCAGACCAGCAGGGGGAGGACCTCTTCGCCGAGGCGGCGCACGGTGGTCTCGGTGGACGCGAGATCGCCGGAGCCCTCGGCGAGCAGTGCGAAGCGGGTGATGCCGGTACGTTCCGCGGTGGCCGCCAGCCGGTCGGCCGCCAGCCGGGGCGGGCCCACCGGGTGCAGCGAGCAGAGCAGTTCCGTATAGGCGACGGGGTCCCGCATCGTCCGGGCCCGGTCGTCGACCGTCCGGTGCGCGGCGAGACCCGTCCTCAGCCAGCCCGGCATGGCCTTGAGCAGTGACTCGCGGGCGTCGCCCGCCTCGTCGGCGAGCTGGACCACCCCGGCGGAGACATGGCCCGCAGCGGCCACGGCGTCCGGGCAGTGTCCGGCCGCCAGGGCGTGCCGCCGCCAGAGGGCGATCATCTCGGCCTTCTCCTCGTCGCCGCAGTGCATACCGAGGAGCATGGGCAGTCCGCGCTCACCGGCGACCCGCACCCCGCCGGGGGAGGTGCAGGCGACGACGACCTCGGGGTGCGCGTCGGGGGCGCCCGCGCTCGTACCGGATCCGGCGGTGGTCGCGCCGCCGCCGCCCGTACCACCCGCCGTGCCGCCGTTCGCGCCGCCGTGGGCCCCGGCTGTCCCGACCGCGCCGGACCGCAGGGCGCTGTCGAGCAGATCGGCGGGGCGGGGCACGACCGAGACCTCGCGGAAGCGGTACCGCTCGCCGGACGCGCCCACCGAGGGCTCCCGCAGCCAGCGCAGCAGCAGATCGAGGGATTCGGGAAAGCCGCTTTCGTACGCCCCGATTCCGGCGCCGAAGACCTCCAGGTCGATCCAGGGCCCGCCACGGCCCACCCCGAGCGAGAACCGCCCCCCGCTGGTGATGTGCAGCAGGGCCGCCTGCTCGCCGAGGGCCACCGGATGGACGTTCGGCAGCACGCTCACGGCCGTGCCGACCCGGATCCGGCGGGTCCGGCCCAGCAGCACCGCCGCCAGAGTGACCGCCGAAGGGCAGACCCCGTACGGAACGAAGTGGTGCTCGGCCAGCCAGACCCCGTCCAGTCCGGACTCCTCGGCGACCTCGGCCGTCCGCACCGCCCGGTGCAGTGCCTCCCCCCGCCCCTGGCCCGGGAACTGAGCGGCCAGGACGAACGTACCCACGCGCATGCCTTCTGCCTCCTCGCGGCCGATGGCCCGTCCCTCACGACCGCACTAACGTCTGACACGTGCCAAAGGCACGGGCGGCGGCGAAAATCATGCGATTGTCCGGTAACTGGGCCTGGTGGAGGGTGGGCTGTCACTCTCCCGGGTGCGTCTACCCGGCTCTCCGGCCCGTAGGCTGGACTCGTAAGGAAACGTCCCTACTTGCCCCGTGAGGTGCCGCGTGTCTCCCCGCCACAACCGCCCCAAGGGCGGCGACAAGTCCTCCGCTCCGGCCGGTGAGACCGGCGACCGGTACGGCGGATTCGGCCGTACCGAGTCCTGGCAGGGCGAGGATTGGTCGGTCCGGCATGTCGCCGGTGCCGCCGCCGACGGCAAGCGGTACCGCTGCCCCGGATGCGACCAGGAGATCCCCTCCGGCGTCCCGCATGTGGTGGCCTGGCCGGTGCACGGCGGGGTGGACGACCGGCGGCACTGGCACAAGGCCTGCTGGAACGCCAAGGACCGCCGCACCAGCCGGGTGCAGCGGTCCCGTAACGCTCCCCGGCACTGACCGTCGGAGACCGGCGGTCGGACGCCGTCAGATATCGCGCGATTCCAGTGCGGCGTACGCGCCCGCCAGGGCGACCGCGGCCAGTCCGATGATGATCGCCAGCGGCTCCCAGCCCTGCGGTCCGCCGTCGAGGATCGCGCCCTCGTAGAGGACCCCGAGCTGGCTGGGGATCGAGTACTTGACCAGCCACTCGCTGAAGCCCCGGAGCGCATCGAAGCTGATCATGAACACGGTCATCACCAGCGGCAGCAGCACGACGCCGAACATGATGGTGATGGCGCCCGCGGAGTGGCGGATCATCGATCCGATGCCCAGCGACAGCAGGCCGAGGAAGGCGAGATACAGGCTGGCGCCGAGGGTGGCGCGCAGCCACTGACCGCCGTCCGGCTCGCCGCCGACGATCCCGACCTGCACCGCACCGAGCAGCAGGGTGGTGACGGCGCACACGGTGAAGACGAGGGCGAAGTAGACAATCGCCTTCGCGGTGAGCACCCGCGCCCGCGAGGGGCAGGCGGTCATGGTGGTGCGGATCATCCCGGTGCTGTACTCCGAGGTGATCGTCAGCACGCCCAGGGTTATCACGCAGATACCGCTGAGCACGGCGCCGAAGAAGCCCAGGGACAGCACATCGTCCTTGATGAAGGTCCCGTCGTCGGTGATCGTCACGATCATGGCGGTGAAGATGCCGACCCCGAGGAACAGGGCGACCATCACGCCCAGCGTCCACATCGTGGAGCGCAGTGAACGGATCTTGGTCCACTCGGAGGCGATGGCGTCACCGAGGCGGGCCGGGCGGGCCGGGATGGGGGAGGTGTACTCGGTGGTGGCGCCCGACGGCTGGTAGGGGGTGGTCATCGGGGGTCCTCGGGCGTGGTCGGGGCGGCGGACACGGACGGCGACGGCGCGACGGCCGGGGACGGCCCCGCGTACGGATTCTCGCCCGGCCGCGGCGGTACGTACCAGCCGCCGCCCGCCGGGGCCTCGGGCATCCGGAACTCCCCGTACGGCAGCTGCTCCATCAGCCCCGCCTTCTCGTCCTGCGTCGAGCGGAAGTCGACGGCGCTCTGCGTCATCCGCATATACGCCTCCTCCAGCGACGCCTGATGCGGCGAAAGCTCCCAGAGCCGGACATCGGCACCGTGCGCCAGATCGCTGATCCTCGGCAGCGGCAGGCCCATCACCCGCAGCGCGCCGTCCGGCTCCGGCATCACCTGCGCACCCGCCTCGGCGAGCACCCCGGACAGCTTCTCGCGCTGCTCCGGCTCGTCCTCGGGGATCCGGACCCGGGCGAATCCCGCCGAGTTGGCCGCGATGAAGTCCCGTACGCCCATATCGGCCAGCAACTGCCCCCGGCCGATGACGATCAGATGGTCGGCGGTCAGCGCCATCTCGCTCATCAGATGCGAGGAGACGAAGATCGTCCGGCCTTCGGCGGCCAGGGCCTTCATCAGATTGCGGACCCAGTGGATGCCCTCCGGGTCGAGTCCGTTGACCGGCTCGTCGAAGAGCAGCACCTTGGGGTCGCCCAGCAGCGCGGCGGCGATACCCAGCCGCTGGCCCATGCCCAGCGAGAAGCCCTTGGAACGGCGTTTGGCCACGTCCTGGAGGCCGACGACGCCGAGGACCTCGTCGACCCGGCGGGCCGGGATCCCGGAGAGCTGCGCCAGCGACAGCAGATGGTTCCGGGCGGTGCGCCCGCCGTGGACGGCCTTGGCGTCGAGCAGCGCGCCGACCTCCCGGGGCGCGTTCGCCGCCTGCCGGAAGGGGCGGCCACCGACGGTGACCGTGCCGGACGTCGGATTGTCCAGGCCCAGGATCATCCGCATCGTGGTCGACTTCCCGGCGCCGTTCGGGCCGAGGAAGCCGGTCACCGCACCGGGACGCACCTGGAAGGTGAGGTTGTACACCGCTGTTGTGGCCCCGTAGCGCTTTGTCAGGCCGACTGCCTCGATCATGCTCCCGCCCCATCGGCGTCAGATGTTCCGGGCCGCCGGCGTCATCGCCGCTAGCCCCCCGTAAGGCTTACGAGGATATCCGGCCGCCGATGGTTCCCGTGAGAGCGTCACAACTACCTCACGGTTGCGGAAAGTGACCTTCCCTGATCAGGCGGTCCGATTCCCGGGCGGGATCGGGCGGCTCCGGGGCCGGAGCGGGGCAGTCGGGGTCGGATCGGGCGGCTCCGGAGCCGGAGCGGGCAGCCCGGTCGGGATCGGGCAACTTCCGAGCCGGATCAGGCGTCTCGCTTCTTGAGCAGCAGAAAGGCGCCGATCAGAGCCGCCACCACCCACAGCAACATGATCCCCAGACCCTCCCAGGGGCCGTACGGCGCCCGGTCGCTGCCCATCGCGTCGGGCACCACCTGCATGATCTTGGAACCCGCCTGGTCGGGGAAGTAGTGGGCCACGTCCTTCGCCTTCGGGACCAGCACCAGGATCCGGGAGACCAGGAAGAAGAACGGCATCAGAATGCCGAGCGACAGCATCGAGGAGCGCAGCATCGTCGCCACCCCCATCGAGAACAGCGCGATCAGGCCCATGTACAGGCCCGCGCCGATGACCGCGCGCAGCACATTCTCCGCGCCGATCGTGGTGCGGTGCTCGCCGAGCAGCGCCTGGCCGAGGAAGAAACTGGCGAAGCTGGTGATCCAGCCGACGAGCAGCGCCAGCACCGTCGCCACCGCGATCTTGCTGAAGAGGAAGGTGCCCCGCTGCGGCACCGCCGCCAGCGAGGTACGGATCATGCCGGAGCTGTACTCGGTGCCCACGACCAGCACCCCGAAGACCACCATCGCCAACTGGCCCAGCACGATCCCGGAGAAACCGGCGACCACCGGGTCGAAGGTCAACCGCTGCTCGACCGGCAGATCGTTGAAGGTGGCGTTGTAGACCGCGCAGAGCGCGCCGCTGACCGCGACCGTGGCGACAAAGGCCGCCAGCAGCGTCCAGACCGTCGACGACACCGTACGGATCTTGGTCCACTCCGACTGGAGTACCGCCGGCACCGAGGCCATCCGTCAGACTCCCTTGCTGCGGCCGTCGCCGCCGTCGTGACCGTCGCCGTCGTGACCGCCGGCGCCGTCCCGCGCCTCCCAGCCCGCGCCCCAGCGCGGACCGTCGAGGCCGCCCCGGCCGTCGCCCGGCGGGGCGCCGGAGTCCGCGGCCGCCGGAGTGCCGTGCGCGTGGTACTCCACCGCGCCCGCCGTCATCTGCATAAACGCCTCCTCCAGCGAGGCCTGCTGCCGGCTGAGCTCATGCAGCACCACCCGGTGGGCGGCCGCCAGCTCACCCAGCGCCTCCGTCGTCGCGCCGTCGACCTCCAGCACCCCGGCCGACTCCAGCGCCGTATATCCGGCCCCGTGCAGTACGTCCCGGAGCCTCTCCTGCTCGGGGGAGCGCAGCCGGACATAGCTCCGCGAGTTCTGCCGGATGAAGTCCGTCATCGAGGTGTCCGCCAGCAGCTTTCCCTGCCCGATGACGATCAGATGGTCGGCGGTCAGCGCCATCTCGCTCATCAGATGCGAGGAGACGAAGATCGTCCGGCCTTCGGCGGCCAGGGCCTTCATCAGATTCCGGATCCAGTGGATGCCCTCCGGGTCGAGCCCGTTGACCGGCTCGTCGAACATCAGGATCTCGGGATCCCCCAGCAGCGCCGAGGCGATGCCGAGCCGCTGCCCCATCCCCAGCGAGAAGCCCTTCGACTTCTTGTGCGCCACCGGTGTCAGCCCGACGATGTCCAGCACCTCGGAGACCCGGGACGCCGGAATCCGGCTGGCCTGGGCGAGACAGAGCAGATTGTTGTACGCGCTCCGCCCGCCGTGCATCGCCTTGGCGTCCAGCAGCGCCCCGATGTACTTCAGCGGCTCCGACAGCTCACGGTAGTGCCGTCCGTCGATCCGGACCGACCCCGCCGTCGGCAGGTCCAGATCCAGCATCATCCGCATCGTGGTGGACTTGCCCGCGCCGTTCGGTCCCAGAAAACCGGTGATCATTCCCGGCCGGACCCGGAACGACAAATGGTCGACGGCGACCTTCGGACCGAAGTGTTTGGTGAGATCCTCCAGCTCGATCATGCCGCCACGCTAAGGGCGCGCAAAGCCCCCCGCCACTTGAGCGACAGGGGGCTTGACACTGATGTGACCAACCGTACGGCGGAACGGGCCCCACCGCCGGTCGACGGGTCAGCGGGACTGCTGCGCCGGAACTCCACGCGAGATCGGCTCGTCGTCGACGGGCGCGCCGGCCGCGGCCACCGCGGCACCGGTCAGCGTCGCCAGCATCTCGCGGACATTGGTGAGCTGGGCGTTGATCGAGTCGCGGCGGTTGGTGAGCGCCGCCAGCTCGCGCTCCGATTCGCTGCGGATCCGGTCGGCCTTGGCGTTGGCGTCGGCGACGATGTCCTCGGCCTGGCGCTGCGCCGTCTCCACGGTCTGCCGGGCCCGGCGCTCCGCGTCCGTCCGCAGCTTCTCCGCCTCCAGCCGGAGCTGCTCCGCCCGGTGCTCGATCTCCGCGAGCCGCTTCTCCGCCTTCGCCTGACGCGAGGCCAGATCCCGCTCGGACTGCTCACGGCGCTTGGCGAGGTTCGTCTCGAAGTCCGCGGCGGCCTGGGCGGCCTTGGCGCGGGTCTCCTCGAAGAGCGCGTCGGCCTCCTCGCGCTTGGACTGGGCGTCCTTCTGCGCGTCGGTACGGAGCTGAGTGGCGTCGCCCTTCGCCTTGTCGACGATCCGGATGCCCTCCTCCTCCGCCTTCGCCTTGCGGTCGGCGGCGAACGACTCGGCGTCGTTGCGGACCTGCTGGGCGGCGGACTCGGCGAGCTCCCGGTGCTGCTCGGCGGCGCGGCGGGCCTCCTCGCGCAGGTCCTTCGCCTCCTCCTCGGCGAGCCGGAGGATCTTCTCGACGCGCGCACCGAGACCGGCGTACGACGGCTCGGCTTCGCTGACCTGAGCCTGGGCGTTCTGCGTTTCGAGATGCAGCTCCTCGATGCGCTTTTCCAGCGAGGTGATCCGTGTCAGAGCACTATCACGGTCGGCGACGAGCTTGGTAATGCGGTCGTCCACCTGACCGCGGTCGTAACCACGCCGCACGAGCTCGAAGCCGAAGGGGGAGGATGTGTCGCTCATGGGGTTCCTGTCGAATGAGACCGGTGAGGTGATAGAGGGAATCCTAGGGGCCGAAGCGGTGTGTCATCGAGCGGATGCAGGTTTGATATAGAGAATGTGCAGTCTTTTGAGTGGCTAAGATCGCGAAGGCTTGCCACCCGAACGGGTAACACCCGCCGAGGCGCCGGTCCTGACGGCCCCTCCGGAACCGCCGCTTCTGGTATCGCCCGAACCGCCGCCCGGTTTCGGCCCCTTGCCGTCGGCCGACGGTGCTTCGAACGATTCCAGCGCCTCCAGCACGTTCTGCACCCGGGAGATCTCCGCCTGGATGTCCTCGCGCCGACGCTGGATCACCTCCAGCTCCCGTTTGCCGTCGCCGACCAGTCTGCGCGCCTCCGACTCTGCGTCGGTCTTGATCCGCTCCCCCTCGCGAATCAGCGTGGCCTTCTTCTGCTCGGCCTCCTTGAGCAGACCCTCGGCCTTCTTCACGGCGGCGATCCGGACCCGGCTCGCCTCGGACGCCGTCTCCGACAGCAGCTCCTCGGCCTGCTGCGCCGACTCGTTGCGCTGGTCGGTCGCGGCCTTCACCAGATGGTCCACCCGCTCGCCGGCCACCTTCATCTGCTCGGCCGTCTCCCGGCGGGCCCGCTCGTGCAACTCCTCGACCTCGGACTCGGCCCGGACCCGCAGCTCCTCCGCCCGGTCCCTTATCGCCGCCGAGTCCCGGCGGGCGCCCACCAGCAGCTCGTCCGCGTCCGCCCGGGCCCGCTCCACCAGCGAGTTGCCCTCCACGGTCGCCTCGGTGACCAGCCGCTCGGCCTCCTTACGGGCCGCGCCGACCATCGTGTCGGACTGCTTCTCGGCCTCCAGAGCGGCGCGCAGCGCCTCCTCCTGGGCCTTGTTGACCAGCTGGTCCGCCTGTTCGGCCGCGTCCCGGCGGCGTTTGGCCGCCGCGTCGCGGGCCTCGTCGACCGTACGGTCCGCGGCGGTCCGGGCCTCGGCCCGCAACCGCTCCGCCGTCGCCTCCGCGTCCGACTTCAGCTGCTGCGCCTCGACCCGGATCCGCTCGGCGGCCTGCTGCGCCGAGCCCACCGTCTCAGCGGCCT is part of the Streptomyces qinzhouensis genome and harbors:
- a CDS encoding SCO5389 family protein codes for the protein MSLDVSPALLEQAERGEVDEAAFVDCVRTSLPYAWEMISSLVAKLQVDGGDFADNQTPPPDEQARGQLLRALASDAIRGALQRHFGVRLAFQNCHRVAVFPLDPSVDERLGRFTSSRAQLLNQSPEFRDC
- a CDS encoding LLM class flavin-dependent oxidoreductase, which codes for MRVGTFVLAAQFPGQGRGEALHRAVRTAEVAEESGLDGVWLAEHHFVPYGVCPSAVTLAAVLLGRTRRIRVGTAVSVLPNVHPVALGEQAALLHITSGGRFSLGVGRGGPWIDLEVFGAGIGAYESGFPESLDLLLRWLREPSVGASGERYRFREVSVVPRPADLLDSALRSGAVGTAGAHGGANGGTAGGTGGGGATTAGSGTSAGAPDAHPEVVVACTSPGGVRVAGERGLPMLLGMHCGDEEKAEMIALWRRHALAAGHCPDAVAAAGHVSAGVVQLADEAGDARESLLKAMPGWLRTGLAAHRTVDDRARTMRDPVAYTELLCSLHPVGPPRLAADRLAATAERTGITRFALLAEGSGDLASTETTVRRLGEEVLPLLV
- a CDS encoding ATP/GTP-binding protein — its product is MSPRHNRPKGGDKSSAPAGETGDRYGGFGRTESWQGEDWSVRHVAGAAADGKRYRCPGCDQEIPSGVPHVVAWPVHGGVDDRRHWHKACWNAKDRRTSRVQRSRNAPRH
- a CDS encoding ABC transporter permease subunit, translating into MTTPYQPSGATTEYTSPIPARPARLGDAIASEWTKIRSLRSTMWTLGVMVALFLGVGIFTAMIVTITDDGTFIKDDVLSLGFFGAVLSGICVITLGVLTITSEYSTGMIRTTMTACPSRARVLTAKAIVYFALVFTVCAVTTLLLGAVQVGIVGGEPDGGQWLRATLGASLYLAFLGLLSLGIGSMIRHSAGAITIMFGVVLLPLVMTVFMISFDALRGFSEWLVKYSIPSQLGVLYEGAILDGGPQGWEPLAIIIGLAAVALAGAYAALESRDI
- a CDS encoding ABC transporter ATP-binding protein, with the protein product MIEAVGLTKRYGATTAVYNLTFQVRPGAVTGFLGPNGAGKSTTMRMILGLDNPTSGTVTVGGRPFRQAANAPREVGALLDAKAVHGGRTARNHLLSLAQLSGIPARRVDEVLGVVGLQDVAKRRSKGFSLGMGQRLGIAAALLGDPKVLLFDEPVNGLDPEGIHWVRNLMKALAAEGRTIFVSSHLMSEMALTADHLIVIGRGQLLADMGVRDFIAANSAGFARVRIPEDEPEQREKLSGVLAEAGAQVMPEPDGALRVMGLPLPRISDLAHGADVRLWELSPHQASLEEAYMRMTQSAVDFRSTQDEKAGLMEQLPYGEFRMPEAPAGGGWYVPPRPGENPYAGPSPAVAPSPSVSAAPTTPEDPR
- a CDS encoding ABC transporter permease, which translates into the protein MASVPAVLQSEWTKIRTVSSTVWTLLAAFVATVAVSGALCAVYNATFNDLPVEQRLTFDPVVAGFSGIVLGQLAMVVFGVLVVGTEYSSGMIRTSLAAVPQRGTFLFSKIAVATVLALLVGWITSFASFFLGQALLGEHRTTIGAENVLRAVIGAGLYMGLIALFSMGVATMLRSSMLSLGILMPFFFLVSRILVLVPKAKDVAHYFPDQAGSKIMQVVPDAMGSDRAPYGPWEGLGIMLLWVVAALIGAFLLLKKRDA
- a CDS encoding ABC transporter ATP-binding protein, giving the protein MIELEDLTKHFGPKVAVDHLSFRVRPGMITGFLGPNGAGKSTTMRMMLDLDLPTAGSVRIDGRHYRELSEPLKYIGALLDAKAMHGGRSAYNNLLCLAQASRIPASRVSEVLDIVGLTPVAHKKSKGFSLGMGQRLGIASALLGDPEILMFDEPVNGLDPEGIHWIRNLMKALAAEGRTIFVSSHLMSEMALTADHLIVIGQGKLLADTSMTDFIRQNSRSYVRLRSPEQERLRDVLHGAGYTALESAGVLEVDGATTEALGELAAAHRVVLHELSRQQASLEEAFMQMTAGAVEYHAHGTPAAADSGAPPGDGRGGLDGPRWGAGWEARDGAGGHDGDGHDGGDGRSKGV
- a CDS encoding cellulose-binding protein yields the protein MSDTSSPFGFELVRRGYDRGQVDDRITKLVADRDSALTRITSLEKRIEELHLETQNAQAQVSEAEPSYAGLGARVEKILRLAEEEAKDLREEARRAAEQHRELAESAAQQVRNDAESFAADRKAKAEEEGIRIVDKAKGDATQLRTDAQKDAQSKREEADALFEETRAKAAQAAADFETNLAKRREQSERDLASRQAKAEKRLAEIEHRAEQLRLEAEKLRTDAERRARQTVETAQRQAEDIVADANAKADRIRSESERELAALTNRRDSINAQLTNVREMLATLTGAAVAAAGAPVDDEPISRGVPAQQSR